The genomic interval GCTCACCCGTTGTAAACGTTTTTCATCATTATCCAAAGCGATTATATGCGCGATATTTTGATGTTTCACGTGAAACGTTTTTGACTGATCAAGCTCCAATAAATGCGCCAGTTTACCCCCAGGCGCAGTACAAGCATCTAGTGCCGTCAAAGATTTATCCAAGGCGAGGCTTGCCAAAATATGCGCTGATAGCTGGGCATGTTTGTCTTGCACACTGACCCATCCTTCGGCAAATTTAGGCAAATCGGTGATTCTTATAGCGTCAGTGAGTTGAATGGTTTGCACTTTCTCAAAGCCAATGGACACTAGGGCAAACCCGATGCCTTGTTGGGTTAATATATCGGCATAATCCTCTACACTACAAAATTTGCGATTGACGCGTAAGAATATGGGCGCAGGTTGGCGAAGCGCTTGTCCAAGCTCGGCATAGTATTCACCCCAATCCTGTTTGAGCTGTTTGGCAAGCCAATTGGGTAGACTGTGGTTTTTCTCAATTTTCTTGGCAAATTTGGCAGGGTTTTTTTGCACCTTTCGCAGTATGGCATTGATAAGTCCAGCACCGTAACCTTTATCCAGTTGTTTGACTGCTTCGACCGTTTCACCAATTGCCGCGTAATCTGGCGTGTCCATATACAGCAGTTGGTACAGTCCGATATTGAGGGCTGCCCATACGCCTTTATCAGTGATTTCATGCTCAATCAAGCTTTCACCAATACGAGCGAGTGCCCACCATTGACGCAGCGTGCCAAACAACAATTCATGGGCAAAGCCTTTGTCTTTTTCGCTCACTTGGTTGAGTAGTGGGTCAAGCAAGCTAGCTAATGACTCACCTTGTTGGATACGCTCGAGGGTGGCGACAACTTTGGCGCGAGTGTTAAGCTGAGAATGTAATTGGGTCATGATGTGCCTAATTGGTTATGAGTGAAAAATATCACCATCGTTGAGTTTATCTCCATTGGCAATTTGCTCAGCGGTTAACGGCTTACCACCTGGCCACTGCATTTGGGTGATATTAATCAGATGCTGTACACCCTGATGTTGGTGGTTGGTCGCGTTTTTGCCACAGGCGACCAAAATTGCATTACGACCCACACTGACGATTTTACCTGCAGGTTCATGGGTTTGTTGGTCAAGTTTAATGGGTGCTGCTTCTATTATTTTGATACGCTGATTGGGGTCTTTATGTTCATCAAGATAGGTAAAGGCATTTAACGCACGGATTTGGCGTTGAATACTGATAGCATCATTTTGCCAGTTAATTTCACCGTCTGCCGTGGTAATTTTCTCGGCATAATTAGCCAAAGCGTCGTCTTGTTTTTGCGCGTTTTGTTGATAGTTTTCTAAATCAGACAGCACCGTCACAATGGCTTCACCGCCTAATTTGGCTAATTTATCATGCAATAGTTGGGTGGTATCTGTGTCAGTGATTGGGCACGCTATTTTATACAGCATATCGCCCGTATCGAGTCCTTGCGCCATTTGCATAATGGTAATGCCTGTCGTGTTATCACCTGCCAAAATCGCACGCTGAATGGGCGCCGCGCCGCGCCAGCGTGGCAATAATGAGCCATGAATATTGATACAGCCAAATTTTGGGGTATGTAACACGCCAAGCGGTAAAATCAACCCATAAGCCGCCACTATCATTATATCGGGTCGATAGTGTTTAAGTGTTTCACGTGAAACATTGCCATCGGCTGATTTTAAGCTAAAACTTTCGGGTTGTTCCACCGCAATATTATTTGCTAAGGCAAGGGCTTTGACGGGCGATGCGCTAATTTTTTGCCCACGACCAGATTTGCGGTCAGGTTGTGTATAGACTGCCACAATGTCAATATTAAGGGCTTTTTGGTGACTGATGAGTGCTTGTAAGGCGACTTTAGCAAATTCGGGCGTACCAGAAAATACGACCCTAAGCGGGGTTTGAGACATGATAAATTTCGGCTTAAATACAATAAATTTCTGCTATTATAATATGAATTGGCACAATACTTAAATCTAGCATTGTGATGATGGGTTTTTTTCTTTTACCTTCATTGACCGTTTTCTTTATTGGGTATATCACGCTGTGTCAAACCAGTTTTCTCTCTACAATCGCCCAGCAGCTCGGCGACTCATCATAACCTTAGTGGCTATCGAGCTGATACTAATAGTGGCAGGTTATGGACTACTTTGGCTTTATGCATTGCAGCAGCAACAGCAGCTTGGTAAAAGCTACCTCGTTGAACTGGTTGATAAACTCAATCATAAAATTACCCACGGTGAGCACGATTGGAGTCAGGTTAATTTAGACCAACATGAAGTGATTGAAAATTATCAGTTGATTGTCTTTGAGCCAACCGGTGATACTACCGTTGTCAAAAACAACCATAACGATTTCTCTGACGCCTTACCGAATTGGACGCTATCTGCCAAACAAAGCAATAAAATATTTTATGATGCTCGTGGCTTTGAAGTTTGGCAGAATCTGGCAGCGGGCTACCGCTTATACGTCAAAGTACAATACTTCCCGCTTTGGAATAATTTTGCCAACCCTATCTATTTGCTGCCACTGCTACTAGGGCTTTGCCTATTTTTATATGTGATGATTCAGCTGCGAAAGAGTTACGAGGTTTGGTATAAATTTCTCGATTATGCCCAAAATTTGCAATTGCAAATTAGTGAAGGTTATCAGCCTGCCAAGCTTTATGAGTTTCGTAACCACCCTGAAACGCGCTATTTGGCTCAGCTGTTTAACCGATATGCTTATAAGATGGGTCAATATTATGATAAGGTTCGCGAGTTAACTTATCGACAAAATATTTTGATTGATACTTCACCAATTTTGCTATTTATCATGAGCAGAAATGGTCGGATTGTGTACTTTAACCATAAATTTTCGCAAGTGTTTAATACCCCGTTTCAACCGGGGTCGATGTATATTCTCAGCGACTTTATCACCGGTGCCAATAAAACCACGCAGCAGCTACTAAGTTCGCTCGAGAATATTCAGACTTATGCAACTTTACCCGTGACCAATCTACAGCGAAATCTGTATTTTGATTTACGCATTACCCCGTATTATAACCGTTTTGGTCAATTACAAGGTTATAGCTGTGGCTTAGAAGATACCACCGATTATCACGATAAACTGCAAAAAGCGTGGGTCGAAGATAAATTTACTGCCGATAAATTAACCAGTTTTCATAAAATGTGGGCGGTAGTGGGGCATGAATTGCGTACCCCGCTGAGTGGTCTAGTGGGCATGATAGATCTACTTGCTGAAGATAAAGCGCAGTTTACTAGCGAGCAACAAGAAACCATCGCAACCTTGCAACAATCTAGCCAGACCATGATTCAACTGCTCAATGATATGCTGGATGTTGCTAAATTAGACGCAGGCAAGCTACAAACCAATGTCACGTCTATTGATCTCTTGAAGTTACTACGCCAGACCACTGAACTGATGGTTGGTAACGCCCGACGTCAAAAAATTAGTCTGTATATTTTTGTGGATCCCCTTACCCCACGTTTTATTGATTGTGATGAAGGTAAATTACGCCAAATTATTTTAAACTTATTGACCAATGCGGTGAAATTCACCCGAGAGGGCTACGTGGCTGTCACGGTTGATAAAACCGATAGCCGTCACCCATTAATCAAGGCTAAAACCAGCCAAAATACCACTGTCACCAAAGCTTGGTTAAAAATATCAGTAGAAGATACCGGCTTAGGCATTACAGAAAAAGACCAACAAAAGTTATTTTCTTATTTTGGTCAAGCCAATGATTCCATTAGTCGGCAATTTGGCGGTACGGGGCTTGGTTTAGCTATTTCCAATAGTTTTTCACATTTATTGGGCGGGTTTATTCATTTAGAAAGTCAATTTGGTCAAGGCAGTGAATTCCAACTATTTTTACCGATTCCAAAATTTAGTCTGCAGTCTGTTTACCAATATAAAACTGGTAATTTAAGGGTAACACTGATTATTATCTCGCCATTTTCTATCTTTGAGCGAGTGAATAAAGTGCTAAATTATGTGGAATTATCGCACCATATCTTCACATCTATGGATGAAGCCGTTATCGATACGATTAATAACCTTGATTTGCAAGGCTTGATGCCGGTCTTTGTGATTGATGATGTAGCACTCAAAGCCAATAACCATTTATTAGATCATATTCATTTTTATGCTGATGCGATTAAAATTATTTTAAGCATGGAATCTCCCAAAACTTTGCCACCCGAACACCAATTACAATTTGATGGGTATTTGCAAAAACCTGCTTCTTTAAGCCACTTGATTGCGGAGGTGAATCATCTATATGAGTTAAAAATTAGAAAAGAAAAAATCAACATCCATCTCCCTGTACAACTGGCGTTTAAGCAATTTTTGCAGCAGTACCCTAATCTATCTCATTCTAGCGTTAGTGTAGCATCCGTACCATCACCCGTTAATAACTATAGTAAATCCTGTATTATAATGAACACAACTTAAACTTTCATAGATAGCACCATGCCAAACCTATACGACCAAGACTTACGCAAACGCACCATAGCCTACTGGCAAGAAACAAATAACAAAAGCAAAACAGCTAGAATATTCGGCATCTGTCGCAACACGCTTAACAGTTGGATAGCCTTGTACCAGGACCAAGGCAATACCGAACCTAAGAAAGCACAACCAACGGGTGTAAAACACATCATAACTGACCTTGATAGTTTTGAACGATATGTCAAAGCTAAACAATTTGACACCGCTAAACAGCTACGGGAACAATATTTAAAAGACCATCCCGATGTCAGTATATCCTACAATGCGTTTGTCGATACCCTACATCGTATCAACTGGACATTTAAAAAAAGACCTTCACCTACAAAGAATCAGACCCCGTAAAACAGCAAGGTTTTAGCGTATGTTTAGCTATCATGGCTTTTTGGTTTGGTCTGACCAACATCCTATTTATGGATGAAACAGGCTTTTACCAAAGACAAAGCTATCATCGTAGCTGGTCACCGGTTGGCACACCTTGCTATGCTAAAATGGATGCCAATAAAGGCAAACGCTTAAATCTTATTGGTGCAATGAGTATGGCTGAATTTAAACTGATTGCACCTGTGACCTTTGAAGGTGGGTGTAAGCGTGATACGGTAGAAAATTGGCTTCACACGCTTGGTCAATCTTTGCCTAAAGATGAACTCGACAGCTACCCACAGCGTTTTTTAATCATGGATAATGCGCGCTTTCATCGGGGTGGTGATTTAAAACAGATTGCCGAAAAATACAACTTAACGTTACTGTACTTACCACCTTATTCTCCTGAGTTAAATCCTGTGGAGAATAAGTGGGCAGTGGTTAAGCAAAAGGTAAAACTCTCGATTAATGACTTCGATTCGCTTCATGATTGTGTTAAATACTGTTCAGTTTAATTTAGGTTTTACTATATAATGTCTTATTGGACACACCAATTCAATTATTTGATAATGGGCAAACGAGTCTTGATAGCACAACCGATGCGCATCACTCTGGTCAAAAATTGATATTAATAGCAGAAGACAACCCCGTTAATCAAAAAATTGCTAAAAAACATTTGGAAGCCTTGGGTTATCGGTATCTTGTAGCCGATGATGGCGAGCAAGCGGTTAGGTTACTCAGTGAAAATCGTCAGCGAATCGGACTTGTGTTGATGGACTGTCGTATGCCAATCTTAGATGGTATTGAGGCGACACGTATTATTCGCCTCAATAAAGATAGTGTGCCGATTGTTGCCTTAACTGCCAACGATTCTGATGATGATAGAAACATCTGTTTAGAAGCGGGCATGGATAGTTTTTTGACCAAACCTATCAATAAGCAAAAACTCATCGAAGCCATCAATCATTACATGGTTTAGACAATAAAAAAAGACCCGGGTAACTTGGTCTTTTTTTGTTTGAAGTCAAATATTATTAGAGTCGAGTTTTAAAAGTAAATTGGTTGGTGGTTTTTTGTCCATCATTATAAACCAAAATTTAACGATTTTTGTTCAGCTAAAGGTTTAGTAGGGATATTATTGGTGTTATTTGCTAAATCCATTTTGTTGTAGAAAGCTTAAGGTAATGCCTTCAGGGTTAGAATTTGACATGTTGTCGGGTCTTGACACAAGAAGCTTTTCTAAATATCTGGCTACCACATCCACCTCAATGTTAACTTTTGTTGCCACTTTCCAATGTCTGGCTATGTTGGTGACCTGCGCTGTATGCGGGATGATATTTAAACTAATCACATTACCTTCTACCAAATTACTGGTCAGGCTAATACCATCGACCGTTACAGAGCCCTTGGTAGCGACATATTTGGTAAACTCGCTTGGAATCTCAATCTCTATATAAATCGAGCGCGAATCATTTTTTATCAGTTTAACCGTACCCGTGGTATCAACATGACCGGTGACAATGTGCCCGCCAAATCGTGTGGTAGGCAACATGGCTTTTTCAAGGTTTAATACATCGCCAACTTGCCATTGTTGCATCGCTGTTTTATTAAGTGTTTCACGTGAAACATCAACGGCGTACCAGTCTTTACCTT from Moraxella osloensis carries:
- a CDS encoding IS630 family transposase; translated protein: MAFWFGLTNILFMDETGFYQRQSYHRSWSPVGTPCYAKMDANKGKRLNLIGAMSMAEFKLIAPVTFEGGCKRDTVENWLHTLGQSLPKDELDSYPQRFLIMDNARFHRGGDLKQIAEKYNLTLLYLPPYSPELNPVENKWAVVKQKVKLSINDFDSLHDCVKYCSV
- a CDS encoding response regulator, with translation MDTPIQLFDNGQTSLDSTTDAHHSGQKLILIAEDNPVNQKIAKKHLEALGYRYLVADDGEQAVRLLSENRQRIGLVLMDCRMPILDGIEATRIIRLNKDSVPIVALTANDSDDDRNICLEAGMDSFLTKPINKQKLIEAINHYMV
- the fmt gene encoding methionyl-tRNA formyltransferase, with the translated sequence MSQTPLRVVFSGTPEFAKVALQALISHQKALNIDIVAVYTQPDRKSGRGQKISASPVKALALANNIAVEQPESFSLKSADGNVSRETLKHYRPDIMIVAAYGLILPLGVLHTPKFGCINIHGSLLPRWRGAAPIQRAILAGDNTTGITIMQMAQGLDTGDMLYKIACPITDTDTTQLLHDKLAKLGGEAIVTVLSDLENYQQNAQKQDDALANYAEKITTADGEINWQNDAISIQRQIRALNAFTYLDEHKDPNQRIKIIEAAPIKLDQQTHEPAGKIVSVGRNAILVACGKNATNHQHQGVQHLINITQMQWPGGKPLTAEQIANGDKLNDGDIFHS
- the rsmB gene encoding 16S rRNA (cytosine(967)-C(5))-methyltransferase RsmB, with the translated sequence MTQLHSQLNTRAKVVATLERIQQGESLASLLDPLLNQVSEKDKGFAHELLFGTLRQWWALARIGESLIEHEITDKGVWAALNIGLYQLLYMDTPDYAAIGETVEAVKQLDKGYGAGLINAILRKVQKNPAKFAKKIEKNHSLPNWLAKQLKQDWGEYYAELGQALRQPAPIFLRVNRKFCSVEDYADILTQQGIGFALVSIGFEKVQTIQLTDAIRITDLPKFAEGWVSVQDKHAQLSAHILASLALDKSLTALDACTAPGGKLAHLLELDQSKTFHVKHQNIAHIIALDNDEKRLQRVSQNLERLQLNQEKVQLVCEDARTFQADTQFDVIVLDAPCTATGVIRRHPDIALLRTEEDVGQTAALQANILANCWHNLATNGYLLYITCSMLKAENEDQLQAFLATHKEAQIVDFSLNLPNQIKRDIGYQCLPLHQNDGDGFYYALLQKRG
- a CDS encoding riboflavin synthase encodes the protein MFTGIIEATGKIIAITPIQGDVRLKVQSDYLDFADVKLGDSIASNGICLTVVEQGKDWYAVDVSRETLNKTAMQQWQVGDVLNLEKAMLPTTRFGGHIVTGHVDTTGTVKLIKNDSRSIYIEIEIPSEFTKYVATKGSVTVDGISLTSNLVEGNVISLNIIPHTAQVTNIARHWKVATKVNIEVDVVARYLEKLLVSRPDNMSNSNPEGITLSFLQQNGFSK
- a CDS encoding helix-turn-helix domain-containing protein, with product MPNLYDQDLRKRTIAYWQETNNKSKTARIFGICRNTLNSWIALYQDQGNTEPKKAQPTGVKHIITDLDSFERYVKAKQFDTAKQLREQYLKDHPDVSISYNAFVDTLHRINWTFKKRPSPTKNQTP
- a CDS encoding ATP-binding protein, with protein sequence MSNQFSLYNRPAARRLIITLVAIELILIVAGYGLLWLYALQQQQQLGKSYLVELVDKLNHKITHGEHDWSQVNLDQHEVIENYQLIVFEPTGDTTVVKNNHNDFSDALPNWTLSAKQSNKIFYDARGFEVWQNLAAGYRLYVKVQYFPLWNNFANPIYLLPLLLGLCLFLYVMIQLRKSYEVWYKFLDYAQNLQLQISEGYQPAKLYEFRNHPETRYLAQLFNRYAYKMGQYYDKVRELTYRQNILIDTSPILLFIMSRNGRIVYFNHKFSQVFNTPFQPGSMYILSDFITGANKTTQQLLSSLENIQTYATLPVTNLQRNLYFDLRITPYYNRFGQLQGYSCGLEDTTDYHDKLQKAWVEDKFTADKLTSFHKMWAVVGHELRTPLSGLVGMIDLLAEDKAQFTSEQQETIATLQQSSQTMIQLLNDMLDVAKLDAGKLQTNVTSIDLLKLLRQTTELMVGNARRQKISLYIFVDPLTPRFIDCDEGKLRQIILNLLTNAVKFTREGYVAVTVDKTDSRHPLIKAKTSQNTTVTKAWLKISVEDTGLGITEKDQQKLFSYFGQANDSISRQFGGTGLGLAISNSFSHLLGGFIHLESQFGQGSEFQLFLPIPKFSLQSVYQYKTGNLRVTLIIISPFSIFERVNKVLNYVELSHHIFTSMDEAVIDTINNLDLQGLMPVFVIDDVALKANNHLLDHIHFYADAIKIILSMESPKTLPPEHQLQFDGYLQKPASLSHLIAEVNHLYELKIRKEKINIHLPVQLAFKQFLQQYPNLSHSSVSVASVPSPVNNYSKSCIIMNTT